One Micromonospora sp. WMMD812 genomic window carries:
- a CDS encoding MerR family transcriptional regulator, translated as MKNGITIGQAAAFVGITVKTVRHYHKLGLVKEPERDRSGYRRYGSDELLRLVQVRTLAAAGVPLAEIRPLLDADTTRFTAAIAQVERQLDERIEELIARRGTLRQLADGDRALLPGRAVTLLERMPHLGYSEDEVAATREGWVLARALVPEGFDDYLDQFEHALEDTRLAALTRRIAEAATWEPDDPRIAELAADAAAHYLADPVLLKTVTAMQGRTDPAARYAMIAHHGEEPTPAAARLFALFEAKLRAAGVRIPGPNSH; from the coding sequence ATGAAGAACGGCATCACGATCGGGCAGGCAGCCGCATTCGTGGGCATCACGGTGAAGACGGTGCGGCACTACCACAAGCTCGGCCTGGTCAAGGAGCCCGAGCGTGACCGCTCGGGCTACCGGCGATACGGATCGGATGAGCTGCTGCGCCTGGTGCAGGTCAGAACACTGGCCGCCGCCGGAGTGCCGCTGGCCGAAATCAGGCCCCTCCTCGACGCCGACACCACACGGTTCACCGCCGCAATCGCCCAGGTCGAGCGCCAGCTCGACGAACGAATCGAGGAGCTGATCGCGCGGCGCGGCACACTGCGCCAGCTCGCTGACGGCGACCGGGCACTGTTGCCGGGCCGCGCCGTGACGCTACTGGAGCGGATGCCCCACCTCGGCTACTCCGAGGACGAGGTCGCGGCCACCAGAGAAGGCTGGGTGCTGGCGCGGGCGCTGGTCCCCGAAGGCTTCGATGACTACCTCGACCAGTTCGAACACGCCCTCGAAGACACCCGGCTCGCCGCCTTGACCAGACGCATCGCCGAAGCCGCCACCTGGGAACCGGACGACCCGCGCATCGCCGAACTCGCCGCCGACGCGGCCGCCCACTACCTCGCCGACCCCGTTCTGCTGAAGACTGTGACCGCAATGCAGGGCCGTACCGACCCCGCGGCGCGGTACGCGATGATCGCCCACCATGGCGAAGAACCAACCCCGGCCGCAGCCCGACTGTTCGCCCTGTTCGAAGCCAAGCTCCGCGCCGCCGGGGTCCGCATCCCGGGGCCGAACTCGCACTGA
- a CDS encoding flavin reductase, whose product MTTHHPIKPAWTCGGCAGEWPCQTRRRELRAEYDRAPVSLALYLAAQLVDAAQDLAHVPAGHLHHRFLGWIR is encoded by the coding sequence ATGACCACTCACCACCCGATCAAGCCGGCCTGGACGTGCGGCGGTTGCGCGGGGGAGTGGCCCTGCCAGACCCGACGGCGGGAGCTGCGAGCCGAGTACGACCGCGCCCCGGTGTCGTTGGCGCTCTACCTGGCCGCCCAACTCGTCGACGCCGCCCAGGACCTGGCCCACGTCCCCGCCGGCCACCTGCACCACCGATTCCTCGGCTGGATCCGATGA
- a CDS encoding GntR family transcriptional regulator gives MLPTEGNTVPPRYRYEQIADDLAERIKSGEFPPGSKLPSRRELIEHYGVTEPVIDRAMQVLRIKGMTETLPGVGVFVAE, from the coding sequence GTGTTGCCAACCGAGGGGAACACCGTGCCACCGCGTTACCGCTACGAGCAGATCGCCGACGACCTCGCCGAACGCATCAAGTCCGGCGAGTTCCCGCCCGGCTCCAAGCTGCCCAGCCGGCGCGAGTTGATCGAGCACTACGGCGTTACTGAGCCGGTAATCGACCGCGCAATGCAGGTGCTACGGATCAAGGGCATGACCGAGACACTGCCCGGCGTAGGCGTCTTCGTCGCCGAGTAG
- a CDS encoding NAD(P)H-binding protein has protein sequence MRIAVAGATGNIGALTVAALERGGQDVVRISRSLGVDLSTGGGLDRALDGVDAVIDATSAPATGHAETVAYFGTATRNLLAAGERAGVRHHVLLSIVGVDRVEGTAHYAGKREQERLVAAGPLPWTIVPATEFHDFAAMVASWTERDGVATIAPLLVQPIAPQDVADVLAEIAVGEPQGRYADVAGPEPQDLVDMARRTNDARGHTVKLVPTWSGIFDSSMAGTVRLPGEGARITPTTFDEWLAGQRQGHTPNGALAEPRPASN, from the coding sequence ATGCGGATCGCAGTCGCCGGGGCGACCGGGAACATCGGCGCGCTCACCGTCGCCGCACTCGAACGGGGTGGGCAAGACGTCGTACGCATCAGCCGCTCGCTGGGCGTGGACCTGTCAACCGGCGGCGGGCTCGACCGCGCCCTCGACGGCGTCGACGCGGTCATCGACGCCACCAGCGCGCCGGCTACCGGTCACGCGGAAACGGTGGCGTACTTCGGCACCGCCACCCGAAACCTGCTCGCCGCCGGGGAGCGGGCCGGCGTCCGGCATCACGTTCTGCTCTCGATCGTGGGGGTCGATCGCGTCGAGGGCACCGCACACTACGCGGGCAAGCGCGAGCAGGAGCGGCTCGTGGCCGCCGGTCCACTGCCGTGGACGATCGTCCCGGCCACGGAGTTTCACGATTTCGCCGCGATGGTCGCCAGTTGGACCGAGAGGGACGGCGTCGCCACGATCGCGCCGCTGCTCGTGCAGCCGATCGCGCCGCAGGACGTCGCCGACGTCCTCGCCGAGATAGCGGTGGGCGAGCCGCAAGGCCGCTACGCCGACGTTGCCGGCCCGGAGCCGCAGGACCTCGTCGACATGGCGCGACGCACCAACGATGCGCGCGGCCACACGGTGAAGCTCGTACCGACGTGGTCAGGCATCTTTGACTCTTCGATGGCCGGCACCGTGCGCCTGCCCGGCGAAGGGGCCCGCATCACGCCAACCACCTTCGACGAATGGCTCGCGGGACAGCGACAGGGCCACACACCCAACGGAGCACTCGCGGAACCCCGGCCAGCGTCGAACTGA
- a CDS encoding Rrf2 family transcriptional regulator: MKLPVSTEWLLHCAATLAQLDPNATASAAQLALYYDLPAAYLAKQLQTLVKAGVLIATTGPHGGFRLAQPASEITLLRIVEAVDGTSPPYECREIRQRGRGALPADECQNTCILAQKMAEAHDAWRRTLASVSLADIIATLPPTAPARTQSRLASTIDSTPPYRSPR, encoded by the coding sequence GTGAAGTTGCCTGTAAGCACCGAATGGCTGTTGCACTGCGCCGCAACGCTGGCGCAGCTCGACCCGAACGCCACCGCATCGGCGGCACAACTCGCGCTGTACTACGATCTTCCGGCGGCCTATCTCGCCAAGCAGCTACAGACGCTCGTCAAGGCCGGCGTGCTGATCGCGACGACAGGTCCACACGGCGGGTTCCGGCTCGCGCAACCGGCATCCGAGATCACACTGCTGCGGATCGTGGAGGCGGTCGACGGCACGTCCCCGCCGTATGAATGCCGCGAGATCCGCCAACGAGGACGGGGAGCGCTCCCCGCCGACGAGTGCCAGAACACTTGCATCCTCGCCCAGAAGATGGCCGAGGCACACGATGCGTGGCGGCGCACCCTCGCCAGCGTGTCACTCGCCGACATCATCGCCACGCTGCCCCCGACAGCGCCGGCCCGCACCCAATCCCGCCTCGCATCGACGATCGATTCCACGCCGCCATACCGATCGCCGAGGTGA
- a CDS encoding GyrI-like domain-containing protein: MGTPVRRVDRIETPVMFVAAKDGSDEIGPAWDRLETMLGSLRGRRFLGVFDDSGTYRCCVQLRAGDDAALLGLESGIVPGGRYLCATVRGPQPAAYALLTPTFEALQRSGERDHTRPSIEYYRRHDRIDLLMPVRDGA; the protein is encoded by the coding sequence ATGGGAACACCGGTCAGGCGGGTCGATCGGATCGAGACGCCAGTCATGTTTGTGGCGGCCAAAGATGGGTCCGACGAAATCGGGCCTGCCTGGGATCGTCTGGAGACGATGCTCGGGTCGCTGCGGGGGCGGAGGTTCCTCGGCGTGTTCGACGACTCCGGTACCTACCGCTGCTGCGTGCAGCTCCGAGCCGGTGACGACGCTGCCCTACTCGGCCTGGAATCGGGCATCGTTCCAGGAGGCCGGTACCTATGCGCAACGGTGCGTGGTCCGCAACCGGCGGCATATGCTCTGCTCACGCCAACGTTCGAAGCGTTGCAGCGCTCGGGCGAGCGAGACCACACTCGACCGAGCATCGAGTACTACCGCCGTCACGACAGGATCGACCTGCTGATGCCGGTGCGAGACGGGGCCTGA
- a CDS encoding replication initiator, protein MSIALDLSRPGLAAGRDANVLFRAATPEFSGWLEHTRPAGGCARPIRLTGTLTAVDPHSGRILSEQHTDELPDRTLYKACGNRREAQCPDCAWVYQGDAYQVVRCGLTGGKGVPASVGQHSVVFATFTAPSFGAVHHRHVPHHTCAARERCDCRPAPCRARGTAGTCPHGQPAVCFARHDADDLRLGQPLCLDCYNHAHQVVWNYFAGELWRRTKQAIERHLATLCRRHGIPFVRVVTASGKIRWVPPVRVSHGKVAEMQRRAAVHFHVPLRLDGVDPDGPEAIVPPPAGITMDDLEAAVHAAARQITVTTPPHPDRPEGWAVAWGEQVDVRRVNSASGELTDGKVAAYLAKYATKSTEVTGHCSTRLTAAQIGDYADPEGDHLARLIDACWRLGRPTHNARATGAATTADRQGHLDGEPNPYAGLRRWAHMLGFGGHFLTKARRYSVTFGLLRDTRATYRRTEDDDTVGTIIVGALTYVGAGWLTDGDALLANTAARQRRESRRIGREELAHEAWLAGAAT, encoded by the coding sequence CTGTCCATCGCCCTCGACCTGTCCCGGCCTGGCCTCGCCGCCGGCCGTGACGCCAACGTCCTCTTTCGCGCTGCCACGCCGGAGTTCTCCGGCTGGCTGGAGCACACCCGTCCCGCCGGCGGCTGTGCCCGCCCGATCCGCCTGACCGGCACCCTGACCGCCGTCGACCCCCACAGCGGCCGGATTCTGAGCGAGCAGCACACCGACGAACTGCCCGATCGGACGCTCTACAAGGCGTGCGGCAACCGCCGCGAAGCCCAGTGCCCCGACTGCGCCTGGGTCTACCAGGGCGACGCCTACCAGGTCGTGCGCTGCGGCCTGACCGGCGGCAAGGGCGTACCCGCCTCCGTCGGACAGCACTCGGTCGTCTTCGCCACCTTCACCGCACCGTCCTTCGGCGCGGTCCACCACCGGCACGTCCCCCATCACACCTGCGCCGCCCGCGAGCGCTGTGACTGTCGTCCCGCCCCCTGCCGCGCCCGGGGCACCGCCGGCACCTGCCCGCACGGGCAGCCCGCAGTGTGCTTCGCCCGCCACGACGCCGATGACCTGCGGCTCGGTCAGCCGTTGTGCCTGGACTGCTACAACCACGCCCACCAGGTCGTCTGGAACTACTTCGCCGGCGAGCTGTGGCGGCGCACCAAGCAGGCCATTGAACGTCACCTCGCCACCCTCTGCCGCCGGCACGGCATCCCCTTCGTCCGGGTGGTCACTGCTTCCGGCAAGATCCGCTGGGTCCCGCCGGTGCGGGTGTCGCACGGCAAGGTCGCCGAGATGCAGCGCCGAGCAGCGGTCCACTTCCACGTCCCGCTGCGCTTGGACGGCGTCGACCCCGACGGCCCGGAAGCGATCGTGCCGCCGCCGGCCGGCATCACCATGGACGACCTGGAGGCAGCCGTCCACGCCGCCGCCCGCCAGATCACCGTCACCACGCCACCGCACCCCGACCGGCCCGAAGGCTGGGCGGTCGCCTGGGGCGAGCAGGTCGACGTCCGGCGAGTCAACAGCGCCAGCGGCGAGCTGACGGACGGCAAGGTGGCCGCCTACCTGGCTAAGTACGCCACCAAGTCGACCGAGGTCACCGGCCACTGCTCCACCCGGCTCACCGCCGCCCAGATCGGCGACTACGCCGACCCGGAAGGCGACCATCTCGCTCGCCTCATCGACGCCTGCTGGCGGCTCGGCCGCCCCACCCACAACGCCAGGGCCACGGGCGCCGCAACGACCGCAGACCGTCAAGGCCACCTTGACGGCGAACCGAACCCCTACGCCGGGTTGCGTCGCTGGGCGCACATGCTCGGCTTCGGCGGCCACTTCCTCACCAAGGCCCGCCGCTACTCCGTCACCTTCGGCCTCCTGCGCGACACCCGCGCCACCTACCGCCGTACCGAAGACGACGACACCGTCGGCACCATCATCGTCGGCGCCCTCACCTACGTCGGGGCCGGCTGGCTCACCGACGGTGACGCTCTCCTCGCCAACACCGCCGCCAGACAGCGCCGGGAGAGCAGACGCATCGGCCGGGAAGAACTCGCCCATGAAGCCTGGCTCGCCGGGGCCGCCACATGA
- a CDS encoding excisionase family DNA-binding protein translates to MSHDLTPRWYSPAEVAVLLGFGISKVKMKIATGELRSIKDGKYRRILPEWVDDYIREQVERQEAA, encoded by the coding sequence ATGAGCCATGACCTCACCCCGCGCTGGTACTCCCCCGCCGAGGTCGCCGTCCTGCTCGGCTTCGGCATCTCGAAAGTCAAGATGAAGATCGCCACCGGTGAGCTGCGCTCCATCAAGGACGGTAAGTACCGGCGCATCCTCCCCGAGTGGGTCGACGACTACATCCGCGAACAGGTCGAACGCCAGGAGGCCGCCTGA
- a CDS encoding TIGR02611 family protein has protein sequence MVTKRSSVDPIVAASSPNVAVRAAEKRGYAVPMDQDDRPGGRASGDGPPEPGPGGIALAERRRWARWQQRVSTTLDLIRANPTGRIALKIFISIAGALVVTLGIALIPLPGPGWLLVIAGLGIWAVEYHWARRLLGFTRRHVHNWTQWVKDQSLGVRFVLGAVGLVFVAVVVWLSLKYSLGIDLVARVMHYLATH, from the coding sequence ATGGTCACGAAACGATCCTCAGTGGATCCGATAGTGGCGGCCAGCTCGCCGAACGTCGCGGTCCGAGCAGCCGAAAAGCGGGGGTACGCGGTGCCGATGGATCAAGACGACCGGCCCGGCGGCCGGGCATCCGGAGATGGGCCACCCGAGCCCGGCCCGGGTGGTATCGCCCTGGCCGAACGGCGGCGGTGGGCCCGTTGGCAGCAGCGCGTCTCCACCACTCTCGACCTGATCCGCGCCAACCCCACCGGCCGGATCGCCCTCAAGATCTTCATCTCCATCGCGGGCGCGCTCGTCGTCACCCTCGGCATCGCCCTCATCCCGCTGCCCGGCCCCGGTTGGTTGCTGGTGATCGCCGGCCTCGGGATCTGGGCGGTCGAGTACCACTGGGCGCGACGGCTCCTCGGCTTCACCCGCCGGCACGTCCACAACTGGACGCAGTGGGTGAAGGACCAGTCACTCGGCGTGCGATTCGTGCTCGGCGCCGTCGGCCTCGTCTTCGTCGCCGTCGTGGTCTGGCTCTCGCTCAAGTACAGCCTCGGCATCGACCTCGTCGCCCGGGTCATGCACTACCTCGCGACGCACTGA
- a CDS encoding SsgA family sporulation/cell division regulator, translating to MSVIRPTTVEVETSLRLVAPDATALPVRASLRYDPADPYAVHVLFHAESAGGEAVSWSFARELLVTGLDEPAGIGDVRVWPWATPRGDFVALALSSPDGNALFEVPRSVLVRFLRRTYVVVPRGREAEHLDVDTAVNRLLAGR from the coding sequence ATGAGTGTCATCCGACCGACGACCGTAGAGGTCGAGACGTCGCTAAGGCTCGTCGCGCCTGACGCCACCGCCTTGCCGGTGCGTGCCAGCTTGCGCTACGACCCTGCTGACCCGTACGCGGTCCATGTCCTGTTCCACGCCGAATCGGCCGGAGGCGAAGCAGTCAGCTGGTCCTTCGCCCGCGAACTGCTGGTCACCGGCCTCGACGAGCCGGCCGGCATCGGCGACGTCCGGGTGTGGCCGTGGGCCACGCCGCGCGGCGACTTCGTCGCGCTCGCGCTGTCGTCACCCGACGGCAACGCTCTCTTCGAGGTGCCGCGGAGCGTCCTGGTGCGCTTCCTGCGGCGCACCTACGTCGTCGTCCCGCGCGGCCGCGAGGCCGAGCACCTGGACGTCGACACCGCGGTGAACCGGCTGCTCGCCGGCCGCTAA
- a CDS encoding SDR family oxidoreductase → MTDLFSVEGKTVLVTGGSRGIGLMIAQGFVRAGAHVIISSRKADVCAAVAEKLSVEGRCDAIPADLSGDAGAEGLAAAVRERVDRLDVLVNNAGATWGAPLEAYPESAFDKLWAVNVKAVFRLTTALLPELRAAAGADNPARVINIGSIDGIRVPWMEVYAYSATKAAVHMLTRSLAHQLAGERITVNAIAPGPFESKMMAFALDDPASRAAIEKQVPLGRIGRPEDMAGTAIYLASRAGAYLTGAVIPVDGGITTHG, encoded by the coding sequence ATGACGGATCTGTTCTCGGTCGAAGGCAAGACGGTCCTGGTCACCGGCGGTTCGCGGGGGATCGGGCTGATGATCGCCCAGGGCTTCGTCCGCGCCGGCGCGCACGTGATCATCTCGTCCCGCAAGGCGGACGTCTGCGCGGCGGTGGCCGAGAAGCTGTCGGTCGAGGGCCGCTGCGACGCGATCCCGGCGGACCTGAGCGGCGACGCCGGCGCCGAGGGGCTCGCCGCCGCCGTCCGGGAGCGGGTGGACCGGCTCGACGTGCTGGTCAACAACGCGGGTGCGACCTGGGGAGCGCCGCTGGAGGCGTACCCGGAGAGCGCGTTCGACAAGCTCTGGGCGGTGAACGTCAAGGCGGTGTTCCGGCTGACCACCGCGCTGCTGCCCGAGCTGCGCGCCGCCGCCGGCGCCGACAACCCGGCCCGCGTGATCAACATCGGGTCCATCGACGGCATCCGGGTGCCGTGGATGGAGGTGTACGCCTACTCGGCGACCAAGGCCGCCGTGCACATGCTCACCCGCAGCCTGGCCCACCAACTGGCCGGCGAGCGGATCACGGTCAACGCGATCGCGCCCGGGCCGTTCGAGAGCAAGATGATGGCGTTCGCGTTGGACGACCCCGCGTCCCGGGCGGCCATCGAGAAGCAGGTGCCGCTGGGTCGGATCGGGCGGCCGGAGGACATGGCCGGCACGGCGATCTACCTCGCGTCGCGGGCCGGGGCGTACCTCACCGGGGCGGTCATTCCGGTCGACGGGGGCATCACCACGCACGGCTGA
- a CDS encoding AraC family transcriptional regulator codes for MVPSGQLPQPPVNAASPFPVEIDTLALADLARDPGWRRPVLLERDLLVLTTGGHGDAELDFQLLPCRPGTLLRVHAGQVLRCPCPQLDATVVRWDAGALRGLEVDPDAVPAWRQLAGEDEDAVISEVSQLAVDCVRHRGVPGARGLLRHQLAVLLLRVALTGEAQPAPRPEEDTFRRLCREVERDYQHTRRVEDYADRLGCSVRTLTRACLAVTGRSAKQVIDERVALQASRLLAATDEPIARIGRRLGFSEPTNFGRFFTREVGMSPGAFRAAREDPPPGQVVRPRPPVEAAHARPEPSRSLR; via the coding sequence ATGGTCCCTTCCGGTCAGCTCCCCCAGCCACCGGTCAACGCCGCGTCTCCGTTTCCCGTCGAGATCGACACGCTCGCGCTGGCCGACCTCGCCCGCGACCCGGGCTGGCGCCGCCCCGTGCTCCTGGAGCGGGACCTGCTGGTGCTGACCACCGGCGGGCACGGCGACGCCGAACTCGACTTCCAGCTCCTGCCCTGCCGGCCCGGCACCCTGCTGCGGGTGCACGCCGGGCAGGTGCTGCGCTGCCCCTGCCCGCAGCTGGACGCGACGGTGGTGCGCTGGGACGCCGGCGCGCTGCGCGGCCTGGAGGTCGACCCGGACGCCGTACCGGCGTGGCGGCAGCTCGCCGGCGAGGACGAGGACGCGGTCATCAGCGAGGTGAGCCAGCTCGCGGTGGACTGCGTACGGCACCGGGGGGTGCCCGGCGCCCGTGGCCTGCTCCGCCACCAGCTCGCCGTGCTGCTGCTACGGGTCGCCCTGACCGGTGAGGCGCAGCCGGCCCCGCGGCCGGAGGAGGACACCTTCCGCCGACTGTGCCGGGAGGTCGAGCGCGACTACCAGCACACCCGCCGGGTCGAGGACTACGCCGACCGCCTCGGGTGCTCGGTGCGTACGCTGACCCGCGCCTGCCTGGCGGTCACCGGGCGCAGCGCCAAGCAGGTGATCGACGAGCGGGTGGCGTTGCAGGCCAGCCGGTTGCTGGCGGCCACCGACGAGCCGATCGCCCGGATCGGCCGGCGGCTGGGCTTCTCCGAGCCGACCAACTTCGGCCGGTTCTTCACCCGCGAGGTGGGCATGAGTCCGGGCGCGTTCCGGGCCGCCCGCGAGGACCCGCCGCCCGGCCAGGTCGTCCGCCCTCGGCCGCCGGTCGAGGCGGCCCACGCCCGCCCGGAGCCGTCGCGCTCCCTGCGGTGA
- a CDS encoding DUF4236 domain-containing protein: protein MGLMFRKRKKIGPLILNFTENGFSSWSIKIGRWSWNSRARAHRVDLPGPLSWKQDKSRS from the coding sequence ATGGGCCTGATGTTTCGCAAGCGCAAGAAGATCGGCCCGCTGATCCTCAACTTCACCGAGAACGGCTTCTCGTCGTGGAGCATCAAGATCGGCCGCTGGTCGTGGAACTCCCGGGCGAGGGCGCACCGGGTCGACCTGCCGGGCCCGCTGTCCTGGAAGCAGGACAAGTCCCGCTCCTGA
- a CDS encoding potassium channel family protein: MTTERPWRRERRRATLGAALLLLAYFVIPVEPHANHALVATRAALTLLTLLAVLWLVTRQVRRQLTAAPTGHPQALALLRLTITLVAGLLTFALADYKIARTWPGQFGGVETRVDALYFALATLTTIGYGDVSAEGQIARAFVCAQMIFSVGVLATGVSVLVRQAVQSPRRR, from the coding sequence ATGACCACGGAACGGCCCTGGCGGCGGGAACGCCGACGCGCGACGCTCGGCGCCGCGCTGCTCCTGCTGGCGTACTTCGTGATCCCGGTCGAACCGCACGCGAACCACGCGCTGGTGGCGACCCGCGCCGCGCTCACCCTGCTCACACTGCTCGCCGTGCTCTGGCTGGTGACCCGTCAGGTCCGCCGGCAGCTCACCGCCGCCCCGACCGGACATCCTCAGGCGCTGGCCCTGCTCCGGCTGACGATCACTCTTGTCGCGGGGTTGCTGACCTTCGCGCTGGCCGACTACAAGATCGCGCGGACCTGGCCCGGACAGTTCGGCGGCGTGGAGACCCGCGTCGACGCGCTCTACTTCGCACTGGCCACTCTCACCACCATCGGCTACGGCGATGTCAGCGCCGAGGGGCAGATCGCCCGGGCGTTCGTCTGCGCGCAGATGATCTTCAGTGTCGGAGTGCTCGCCACCGGCGTGTCGGTGCTGGTCAGGCAGGCGGTGCAGAGCCCGCGGCGGCGATGA
- a CDS encoding VOC family protein codes for MGIHRLNHAVLYVSDLARSVAFYRDVLGFRPVEMTPDGFRGATFLQAPDSTNDHDLGLFEIGAAAGRSTAGRATVGLYHLAWEVDTLDELAATAERLAEAGALVGSSDHGTTKSLYGQDPDGLEFEVVWLIPADLLDDAALSARKRIGRLDLDRERQRYGGQTRGGVGISIPA; via the coding sequence ATGGGAATCCACCGGCTCAACCACGCGGTCCTCTACGTCAGTGACCTCGCCCGCAGCGTCGCCTTCTACCGCGACGTGCTGGGCTTCCGTCCGGTCGAGATGACCCCGGACGGCTTCCGCGGCGCCACCTTCCTCCAGGCGCCCGACTCCACGAACGACCACGACCTCGGCCTGTTCGAGATCGGCGCCGCCGCCGGCCGGTCCACCGCCGGCCGCGCCACCGTCGGGCTCTACCACCTCGCCTGGGAGGTCGACACCCTCGACGAGCTGGCGGCGACCGCCGAGCGGCTCGCCGAGGCCGGCGCGCTGGTCGGCAGCTCCGACCACGGCACCACGAAGAGCCTCTACGGGCAGGACCCGGACGGGCTGGAGTTCGAGGTGGTCTGGCTGATCCCGGCCGACCTGCTGGACGACGCGGCGCTGTCGGCACGCAAGCGGATCGGCCGCCTCGACCTCGACCGCGAGCGGCAGCGCTACGGCGGACAGACCCGCGGCGGGGTGGGCATCTCCATTCCGGCCTGA
- a CDS encoding MarR family transcriptional regulator codes for MGVMTRWLDPNEQRTWRAFLTASRGLMDALDRELQRDAGMPHAYYEILVRLSEAPERRLRMSELAEETSSSRSRLSHAVARLESYGWVLREEHPSDRRGQVAHLTDDGFAALAAAAPGHVEGVRRHLFDALTPAQVDQLRRISDTLVDHLTGS; via the coding sequence ATGGGCGTCATGACGCGGTGGCTGGACCCGAACGAGCAGCGGACCTGGCGGGCGTTCCTGACCGCCTCGCGCGGGCTGATGGACGCGCTCGACCGCGAGCTGCAACGCGACGCCGGCATGCCGCACGCGTACTACGAGATCCTGGTCCGGCTCTCCGAGGCGCCCGAGCGGCGACTGAGGATGAGCGAGCTCGCCGAGGAGACCAGCTCGTCGCGGAGCCGGCTCTCGCACGCCGTCGCGCGGCTGGAGTCCTACGGCTGGGTCCTCCGGGAGGAGCACCCGAGCGACCGGCGCGGCCAGGTCGCGCACCTCACCGACGACGGCTTCGCGGCGCTCGCCGCCGCCGCGCCCGGTCACGTCGAGGGGGTACGCCGGCACCTGTTCGACGCGCTCACGCCGGCCCAGGTGGACCAGCTGCGCCGGATCAGCGACACCCTGGTCGACCACCTGACCGGTTCCTGA